In Asterias rubens chromosome 15, eAstRub1.3, whole genome shotgun sequence, a genomic segment contains:
- the LOC117300365 gene encoding cytochrome b561-like → MASLFWPLVVMSQLFGITMMAVMVIWLQHHVGGFTWGGTGGYHPLLLTTALVFLFGEALLSFRTFSRCRLPYLGQKAIHATVHTVIIILVIVGLRAATIAKDGEKVHVHHYSMHSWLGILTVVLFCAQFIAGCVYYGAERFLREDHPLRAHYPQIHVFFGIFMLALSIGSCLTGLNELAIYQILGYSKGVVSGAVGNIYGLLMVFFGGTIVFITTRPEFKTETLQTVTSDSRDQTGYQEALPGVQVVSDDGLKMELRDSD, encoded by the exons ATGGCTTCTTTATTTTGGCCCCTCGTTGTTATGTCCCAATTATTTGGTATCACCATGATGGCTGTTATGGTTATATGGCTGCAGCATCACGTCGGTGGTTTTACATGGGGCGGTACCGGTGGATACCACCCGTTACTTCTCACCACAGCTTTGGTGTTCCTGTTTGGAGAAG CTCTCTTGTCGTTCCGGACCTTCAGTCGATGTCGGCTCCCATACCTGGGCCAGAAAGCAATCCACGCCACTGTTCACACAGTGATTATTATTCTGGTCATTGTCGGTCTGCGAGCTGCGACCATTGCCAAGGATGGGGAAAAGGTACACGTGCATCATTACTCCATGCACAGCTGGCTTGGAATTCTTACTgtcgttttgttttgtgctcAG TTTATTGCGGGTTGTGTTTATTATGGTGCCGAGCGATTCCTTCGTGAGGACCATCCGCTGAGGGCGCACTACCCTCAAATCCACGTTTTCTTTGGAATCTTCATGCTGGCCCTGTCCATAGGCTCTTGTCTTACAGGGTTGAATGAACTTGCTATTTATCAGAT ATTGGGATATTCCAAAGGAGTTGTGTCCGGTGCTGTCGGCAACATATACGGTCTACTGATGGTTTTCTTTGGGGGTACCATTGTCTTCATTACAACCCGACCAGAGTTCAAGACGGAAACATTGCAAACTGTAACCTCAGACTCACGTGATCAGACCGGGTACCAGGAAGCCTTGCCTGGTGTACAAGTAGTCAGTGATGATGGGCTCAAGATGGAACTGAGGGATTCTGATTGA